In one window of Bizionia sp. M204 DNA:
- a CDS encoding GNAT family N-acetyltransferase: MLTLQGKHMYLRALEPEDLDLIYTIENDESIWELSSTQTPYSRYLIKQYLENAHKDIYEVKQLRLVIANENHESIGLIDLFDCDFKNRRAGIGILIYSKSDRQQGYGNEALKLLMSYAKTHLDLHQLFCNISEDNIMSLNLFESNGFIKIGLKKDWNYVNGSYKNEYFLQRIFN; the protein is encoded by the coding sequence ATGTTAACATTACAAGGGAAACATATGTATTTGCGCGCATTGGAACCAGAAGATTTGGATCTCATTTATACCATTGAGAATGACGAATCCATTTGGGAGTTAAGCAGTACACAAACACCTTATTCACGATATTTAATAAAACAATATCTTGAAAACGCTCATAAAGATATTTATGAAGTAAAACAGTTACGATTAGTAATCGCGAATGAAAATCATGAATCCATTGGGTTGATAGATTTATTTGATTGCGATTTCAAAAATAGACGTGCTGGTATTGGTATTCTTATTTATAGTAAATCGGATCGGCAACAAGGTTATGGAAATGAAGCTTTAAAACTATTAATGTCGTATGCAAAAACGCATTTAGATTTACATCAGCTGTTTTGTAATATTTCAGAAGACAATATTATGAGTTTAAATCTGTTTGAAAGCAACGGATTTATAAAAATAGGATTAAAAAAAGATTGGAATTATGTAAACGGTTCCTATAAAAACGAATATTTCTTACAACGAATTTTTAATTAA
- a CDS encoding SAM-dependent methyltransferase — protein MTTKLGKLFLIPTTLGDTNPLDVLPITVKNTIEALDIFIVENEKTARRFIKSIAPEKSQPSLQLFLLNKFTEFTELPEFLNPCLKGKNVGLLSEAGCPAVADPGADVVKIAHQKNIQVVPLVGPSSIIMAVMGSGMNGQSFAFNGYLPIDKQERKAELQRLERVSFQQNQSQLFIETPYRNNAMLEDICKVLHPDTDVCIACDITLPTEFMKTQSVQAWKKNSADLHKRPALFIIHKS, from the coding sequence ATGACCACCAAACTCGGAAAATTATTTCTAATACCTACAACCCTTGGCGATACCAACCCATTAGATGTGTTACCAATTACTGTTAAAAACACCATAGAAGCCCTTGATATTTTTATTGTTGAAAATGAAAAAACAGCCAGACGCTTTATAAAAAGTATAGCTCCAGAAAAAAGTCAGCCGTCTTTACAATTGTTTTTACTTAATAAGTTTACCGAATTCACAGAGCTTCCAGAGTTTTTAAATCCGTGTTTGAAAGGTAAAAACGTAGGATTACTATCCGAAGCAGGTTGTCCTGCTGTTGCAGATCCTGGTGCAGATGTGGTTAAAATTGCGCATCAAAAAAACATTCAAGTTGTTCCTTTAGTTGGCCCTTCCTCTATAATTATGGCAGTTATGGGTTCTGGAATGAATGGCCAGAGTTTTGCTTTTAATGGCTATTTACCTATTGACAAGCAAGAGCGCAAAGCTGAATTACAACGATTGGAACGTGTGTCATTTCAACAAAATCAATCGCAGTTGTTTATTGAAACACCTTACCGAAATAATGCCATGTTAGAAGATATTTGCAAGGTGCTCCATCCCGATACCGATGTTTGCATTGCCTGTGATATTACCTTACCAACTGAGTTCATGAAAACACAGTCTGTTCAAGCATGGAAAAAAAATAGTGCAGACCTACATAAAAGACCTGCACTATTTATAATTCATAAAAGTTGA
- the dapF gene encoding diaminopimelate epimerase has product MIYTFYKYQGTGNDFVMIDNRQLIFDKNNTKAIKKLCDRRFGIGADGLILLENHDTLDFKMVYYNSDGNESSMCGNGGRCLVAFAKFLGIIKKDTQFMAVDGKHDAIIEADLVKLQMQDVPHINIFDTHVFLNTGSPHHVQLITDLKNIDIKKTGSNIRYGEPYNELGTNVNFVVKNSETNFSVRTYERGVEDETLSCGTGVTAVALAMHAIGETEKNLISLETEGGELQVSFDKNDSKYQNIWLIGPATQVFKGEIEC; this is encoded by the coding sequence ATGATTTATACATTTTATAAATATCAAGGAACAGGTAACGATTTTGTCATGATTGACAACCGTCAACTTATATTTGACAAAAACAATACCAAAGCCATTAAAAAGCTATGCGACAGACGTTTTGGCATAGGAGCTGACGGATTAATTTTGTTGGAGAATCACGATACATTAGATTTTAAAATGGTGTATTACAATTCTGATGGAAACGAAAGCTCTATGTGTGGAAATGGCGGGCGTTGTCTTGTAGCCTTTGCTAAATTTTTAGGTATTATTAAAAAAGACACACAATTTATGGCGGTTGATGGTAAACATGATGCCATAATTGAAGCAGATTTGGTAAAACTTCAAATGCAAGATGTCCCACATATAAATATATTTGATACCCATGTGTTTTTAAATACAGGGTCGCCACACCATGTGCAGCTGATCACTGATTTAAAAAATATCGATATTAAAAAGACAGGTTCAAACATTAGATATGGGGAGCCTTATAATGAATTAGGAACGAATGTAAATTTTGTTGTAAAAAATTCAGAGACTAATTTTTCTGTTCGAACATACGAACGTGGTGTAGAAGATGAAACCTTATCCTGTGGTACGGGTGTAACAGCTGTGGCATTGGCCATGCACGCCATTGGTGAAACGGAAAAGAACCTCATTTCATTAGAAACGGAAGGTGGTGAACTCCAGGTTTCTTTTGATAAAAACGATTCTAAATATCAGAATATTTGGCTTATTGGTCCAGCAACGCAAGTTTTTAAAGGTGAAATAGAATGTTAA
- a CDS encoding glyceraldehyde-3-phosphate dehydrogenase — MSFNETYESELAFQADRRRATVEFIKIISDLWYDKSIELVLFRNQLIDRNVSEILNLHEYAGEFVQKPISIFDSVEIAQAIKTLDLPPAKLDIGKLTYEYHLEEKKFSNALAFVADRLQGAKTEHPIQPKDVVLYGFGRIGRLVARELMTKTGKGSQLRLRAIVTRGKIDKTVLEKRASLLRNDSVHGDFSGTVVADLDNNALIINGTTVNIISANAPEDIDYTKYGINNALVIDNTGAFRDHEALSRHLKSKGAEKVLLTAPGKGVPNIVHGVNHEEHNPDTVDIFSAASCTTNAITPILKAIEDTFGVRSGHLETIHAYTNDQNLVDNFHNKYRRGRAAALNMVITETGAGSAVSKALPSLEGKLTSNAIRVPVPNGSLAILNLDLEKATSMEAINATLKKYALEGNLVEQIKYELSDELVSSDIVGSSAPAIFDSKATIVRPDGKNAVLYIWYDNEYGYSHQVIRLAKYIAKVRRFTYY, encoded by the coding sequence ATGAGTTTTAACGAGACTTATGAAAGCGAATTAGCATTTCAAGCCGATAGACGAAGAGCTACGGTAGAATTTATTAAAATTATTAGCGATCTTTGGTATGACAAATCTATCGAGCTGGTCCTGTTTAGAAATCAATTAATTGACCGCAACGTCAGTGAAATTCTAAATTTACACGAATATGCAGGCGAATTTGTTCAAAAACCAATTTCAATTTTCGATTCTGTTGAAATAGCGCAAGCTATTAAAACATTAGATTTACCACCTGCCAAGTTGGACATTGGTAAACTAACCTATGAATACCATTTAGAAGAAAAGAAATTTAGTAATGCTTTAGCCTTTGTTGCTGATAGATTACAAGGCGCTAAAACCGAACATCCTATCCAACCAAAAGACGTTGTTCTTTATGGTTTTGGACGTATTGGTCGTTTAGTGGCACGTGAATTAATGACAAAAACAGGTAAAGGTAGTCAGTTGCGTTTACGAGCTATTGTTACTCGTGGAAAAATAGATAAAACGGTTTTAGAAAAAAGAGCTTCATTATTACGCAATGATTCTGTTCATGGTGATTTTTCGGGAACTGTTGTTGCCGATCTTGACAACAATGCGTTGATTATTAATGGCACTACGGTTAACATCATTTCAGCCAATGCGCCAGAAGATATAGATTACACAAAATATGGTATCAATAATGCATTAGTTATAGACAACACAGGTGCATTTAGAGATCATGAAGCCTTAAGTAGACATTTAAAATCTAAAGGAGCAGAGAAAGTATTACTTACAGCACCAGGTAAAGGTGTCCCTAATATTGTTCATGGTGTCAATCACGAAGAGCACAATCCAGATACGGTAGATATCTTTTCTGCCGCATCGTGTACAACCAATGCCATTACACCAATTTTAAAGGCTATTGAAGATACATTCGGCGTAAGAAGTGGTCATTTAGAAACCATTCACGCCTATACAAACGATCAGAATTTAGTAGACAACTTCCATAATAAATACCGTCGTGGTCGCGCTGCAGCATTAAACATGGTTATTACAGAAACTGGTGCAGGAAGTGCTGTTTCAAAAGCATTACCAAGTTTAGAAGGTAAGTTAACCTCTAACGCTATTCGTGTACCTGTGCCTAATGGTTCTTTAGCCATTTTAAATTTGGATTTAGAAAAAGCTACTTCAATGGAAGCCATTAATGCCACTTTAAAGAAATATGCTTTAGAAGGTAATTTAGTGGAACAAATAAAGTACGAATTAAGTGATGAGTTAGTTTCTAGCGATATAGTTGGAAGTTCTGCACCCGCCATTTTTGATAGTAAGGCAACTATAGTCCGTCCTGATGGAAAAAATGCAGTACTATATATATGGTATGATAACGAATATGGCTACAGCCATCAAGTTATTAGATTAGCAAAATATATTGCCAAAGTAAGACGCTTTACATACTACTAG
- a CDS encoding DUF2279 domain-containing protein — translation MKHIVLHIAFGLMSLTCVSQSALNSFLKPSDTLNKPRRNAVIISEAALGTVSLLALNQLWYADYPRSNFHTLDDNSEWLQMDKLGHVYSAYQLGRVGAHILNWSGVSKKDQLVYGGTLGFTFLTAVEVLDGFSDEWGFSWGDMAANAAGTGLFIGQELLWDEQRITMKYSFHRTQYASQRPDKLGNGLAEEFLKDYNGQTYWLSFNIHSFFKHSKIPTWINVAFGYGAEGMLTGSNETVNDMFQNQNRVRQFYVSLDVDLTRIKTNSHILKTVFDVFNTIKIPFPAMEFNEENGIRFHGIYF, via the coding sequence TTGAAACACATAGTTTTACATATCGCTTTTGGACTTATGTCTTTGACATGTGTTTCCCAATCAGCTCTCAATTCTTTTTTAAAACCAAGCGATACTTTAAATAAACCAAGACGAAATGCGGTTATTATATCAGAAGCTGCGCTTGGAACTGTTTCTCTGTTAGCTTTAAATCAGTTATGGTATGCGGACTATCCGCGTTCTAATTTTCATACGCTAGATGATAATAGCGAATGGTTACAAATGGATAAATTGGGACATGTGTATTCGGCTTATCAATTAGGTAGAGTAGGAGCTCATATTTTAAATTGGAGTGGTGTTAGTAAAAAAGATCAACTTGTTTATGGTGGTACTTTAGGTTTTACATTTCTAACAGCGGTTGAAGTTTTAGATGGTTTTTCAGACGAATGGGGATTTTCTTGGGGCGATATGGCAGCTAATGCAGCAGGAACCGGATTGTTTATAGGTCAAGAATTATTGTGGGATGAACAACGCATAACCATGAAATATTCCTTCCATAGAACGCAATACGCATCTCAACGACCGGACAAACTAGGTAATGGTTTGGCTGAAGAGTTTTTAAAAGATTATAATGGTCAGACCTATTGGTTAAGTTTCAATATTCATTCCTTCTTCAAGCATAGTAAAATTCCAACTTGGATAAATGTAGCATTTGGTTATGGTGCAGAAGGCATGTTAACCGGAAGTAATGAAACTGTAAATGACATGTTCCAAAACCAAAATAGGGTTCGACAATTTTATGTAAGTTTGGATGTTGACTTGACTAGAATTAAAACAAATTCTCACATATTAAAGACCGTTTTTGATGTTTTCAACACAATAAAAATACCATTTCCAGCTATGGAGTTCAACGAAGAAAATGGTATTCGCTTTCACGGAATCTACTTTTAG
- a CDS encoding trypsin-like peptidase domain-containing protein has translation MKKILTLVFVSVLGGALTLSAYKVFLEPEASITTTEPQQEQTTYLPTSFNNTNLLNSASVPNFVNAAEETVHAVVHVKNTAVVSAPTTMQDYFYGRRSQKAQVGTGSGVIINKNGYIITNNHVIAGAKELSITTNDNKIYQATLIGTDPKTDIALLKIDADEDLPYITFGDSDMAKIGEWVLAVGNPFNLTSTVTAGIISAKSRDLSGQNYQSFIQTDAAVNPGNSGGALVNSNGELIGINTAISSQTGSYIGYSFAVPSNIARKVVEDIMEFGIVQNGILGVSGISLNGKSSEELDVNLTEGFYVGAVEAQSGAEQAGIKKGDIITKIDNVRISKFADLTGYLSTKRPDDVVNVMVLRDNSEKAIPVTLSKFEILTTEFLDIQVKNISKDIKEQYQIDHGVLVTKSDNYWLYQKIGLNKGYIITDINDIQINSIDDISILKKKYGNALDKNIEKISIINTRGQKQSFIFR, from the coding sequence ATGAAAAAGATTTTAACGCTTGTATTTGTTTCCGTATTAGGTGGCGCCTTAACTTTATCCGCTTATAAAGTATTTTTAGAACCAGAAGCTTCTATAACGACTACCGAACCGCAACAAGAGCAAACTACTTATCTGCCAACAAGTTTTAATAATACCAATTTATTAAATTCGGCAAGTGTTCCCAATTTTGTAAATGCTGCAGAAGAAACCGTACATGCCGTTGTGCACGTGAAAAACACAGCTGTTGTTTCGGCACCGACAACCATGCAAGATTACTTTTATGGTAGACGTTCACAAAAAGCACAAGTGGGAACTGGAAGTGGTGTTATTATTAATAAAAACGGATATATTATTACCAATAATCACGTTATTGCTGGTGCCAAAGAGCTATCTATTACTACCAACGACAATAAGATTTATCAAGCTACTTTAATAGGAACTGACCCAAAAACGGATATCGCGCTATTAAAAATTGACGCGGATGAAGATTTACCATATATTACATTTGGCGACTCCGATATGGCTAAAATTGGCGAATGGGTACTAGCAGTGGGTAATCCATTTAATTTAACATCAACGGTTACGGCTGGGATTATTTCGGCAAAATCACGCGATTTATCCGGTCAAAATTACCAATCATTCATCCAAACTGATGCGGCCGTAAATCCAGGAAACTCGGGAGGTGCTTTGGTTAATAGTAATGGTGAGTTAATTGGTATAAACACTGCTATTAGTTCACAAACAGGCTCCTATATTGGCTATTCGTTTGCTGTTCCTAGCAATATTGCACGAAAAGTGGTAGAAGATATAATGGAATTTGGCATTGTTCAAAATGGCATTTTGGGCGTTAGTGGTATTAGTTTAAATGGAAAATCGTCTGAAGAATTGGACGTTAATTTAACGGAAGGATTTTATGTAGGTGCTGTTGAAGCACAATCAGGCGCCGAGCAAGCTGGAATTAAAAAAGGCGACATTATAACTAAAATAGACAATGTAAGGATTTCAAAATTTGCCGATTTAACAGGTTATTTAAGCACCAAACGTCCTGATGATGTTGTGAATGTAATGGTTTTAAGAGACAATTCGGAAAAAGCTATTCCAGTAACCTTATCGAAATTTGAGATTTTAACTACTGAATTTTTAGATATTCAAGTAAAAAATATTTCAAAAGACATTAAAGAGCAATACCAAATAGATCATGGTGTGTTGGTAACCAAAAGCGATAATTACTGGCTATATCAAAAAATTGGATTGAATAAAGGCTATATTATTACGGATATAAATGATATTCAAATTAATAGTATTGACGATATTTCTATCTTAAAAAAGAAATATGGAAATGCTTTAGATAAGAATATTGAAAAAATAAGCATTATAAATACACGCGGCCAAAAGCAAAGTTTTATTTTCAGGTAA
- a CDS encoding low molecular weight protein-tyrosine-phosphatase: MVCLGNICRSPLAEGILKSKLPDTGFLVDSAGTGNYHVGDTPDPRSIKIAEKYGLDITTQRGRQFSVADFDNFDYIYVMDNSNFENVVKLARNANDIAKVHYILNEIYPNQNHSVPDPYTGGIQGFDNTFKMLDEACLILSQKLLK; this comes from the coding sequence ATGGTTTGTTTAGGCAATATTTGCCGCTCACCTCTAGCTGAAGGCATTTTAAAATCGAAACTACCAGATACTGGTTTTTTAGTAGATTCGGCCGGAACAGGAAATTACCATGTTGGTGATACACCAGATCCGCGCTCCATTAAAATTGCTGAAAAATACGGATTAGATATTACAACACAACGCGGAAGACAGTTTAGTGTTGCCGATTTTGACAACTTCGATTATATTTATGTAATGGACAATTCCAATTTTGAAAATGTTGTTAAACTAGCCAGAAATGCCAATGACATTGCCAAAGTACACTACATATTAAACGAAATATATCCCAATCAAAATCATAGTGTCCCAGATCCGTACACTGGCGGTATCCAAGGTTTTGATAACACCTTCAAAATGCTGGATGAAGCGTGTTTAATACTCTCTCAAAAACTTCTTAAATAA
- the mltG gene encoding endolytic transglycosylase MltG: protein MYIKKILWAVALIGLLVAAYFAYFVYSTMFSPNTAFNNDEAYIYVPTNASYSEVREQLQPLLKDISSFDALAKQKKYTTNIKAGRYAIKKGMNNNDIINSIRSKNLPFNLAFNNQQSLEDLAGRVSMQIEADSVSLVTAMRDPEFLKANNFSNATALGMYLPNSYEFFWNTSAEQFRDRMLTEYKRFWTENRLAKAKALNLTQNDVMTLASIVYEESKQAEEQPRVAGVYINRLRIKMPLQADPTLKYAAYQLPEYQNTIIKRVLNKHKEINSPYNTYMYAGLPPGLVTMPDISAIDAVLNYEKHSYLYFAADAKRLGYHKFAKTLSQHNANAREYHSYLSKQGIYQ, encoded by the coding sequence ATGTATATCAAAAAAATACTTTGGGCTGTTGCTCTTATCGGATTGTTAGTAGCGGCTTACTTTGCGTATTTTGTGTATAGCACTATGTTTTCACCCAATACGGCTTTTAATAATGATGAAGCTTATATTTATGTTCCCACCAATGCATCATATTCAGAAGTACGGGAACAATTACAGCCGCTTTTAAAGGATATAAGTTCTTTTGACGCACTTGCCAAGCAGAAAAAATACACCACGAATATTAAGGCTGGACGTTATGCAATTAAAAAAGGCATGAACAATAATGATATTATAAATTCCATTCGCAGTAAAAACTTACCCTTTAATTTGGCGTTTAATAATCAGCAATCCTTGGAAGATTTAGCCGGACGCGTCAGTATGCAAATAGAAGCAGATAGCGTGTCTTTAGTTACTGCCATGCGCGACCCAGAGTTTTTAAAAGCTAATAATTTTTCCAATGCAACGGCGTTAGGAATGTATTTACCTAATAGTTATGAGTTTTTTTGGAATACATCCGCAGAACAATTTCGGGATAGGATGCTAACGGAATACAAACGGTTTTGGACCGAAAATAGATTAGCAAAAGCCAAAGCATTAAATTTAACGCAAAATGATGTAATGACGTTGGCCTCCATAGTATATGAAGAATCCAAACAAGCGGAAGAACAGCCACGTGTTGCAGGTGTTTATATTAATAGGTTACGAATTAAAATGCCACTACAGGCAGATCCAACTTTAAAATATGCAGCATACCAATTGCCAGAATATCAAAACACCATTATAAAGCGCGTGTTAAATAAACATAAAGAAATCAATTCGCCTTACAATACATATATGTATGCAGGATTACCTCCTGGATTAGTTACCATGCCAGATATTTCTGCCATTGATGCCGTTTTGAATTACGAAAAACATAGTTATTTATATTTTGCTGCTGATGCCAAGCGCTTAGGTTATCATAAATTTGCTAAAACCTTAAGTCAGCATAATGCAAACGCACGTGAATATCATAGTTATCTGTCTAAACAGGGTATTTATCAATAA
- a CDS encoding PQQ-dependent sugar dehydrogenase, which produces MKKSLTLVVFLLITITTYAQQVGIDLYAAGFNNPVGIKHANDNRLFIVEKAGVIKIINAQQTVNSTPFLDINSLVSNSGGERGLLGLAFHPDYATNGYFYVNYINNAGDTVISRFTTNPANSDMANINSEVIFMTISQPFGNHNGGDLAFGEDGFLYIASGDGGSGGDPGNRSQDLTTLLGKLLRIDVNNASNGLNYAIPADNPFISDSNALDEIWAYGLRNPWRFSFDRTNNELWIADVGQSEIEEINKVSTTESGINYGWRCYEGNAPYNTSGCADASTMVFPVSQYTHSSSGEFKCSITGGYSYQGSQFPAFVDTYFFADYCSDEIGTLIFENNTWNMAFTTPFNNKGWTTFGEDMAGELYIAAASTGEIFKIIDTNLSVAENNLKTIKVYPNPATDTVSIEAFSASNTLSEVVIYDVHGKRIKTISNINKQHVNISVSSISSGLYFIEISDSNQNISTKKLIID; this is translated from the coding sequence ATGAAAAAGAGCCTAACCCTTGTTGTATTTTTATTAATTACGATTACAACCTACGCACAACAAGTAGGAATCGATTTATATGCAGCTGGATTTAACAATCCTGTTGGCATAAAGCACGCCAATGATAATCGCTTATTCATTGTTGAAAAAGCAGGTGTTATTAAAATTATCAATGCACAACAAACCGTTAACTCCACACCGTTTTTGGATATAAACAGTTTAGTGAGTAATAGCGGTGGTGAACGTGGATTATTAGGATTAGCTTTTCACCCCGATTATGCAACCAACGGCTATTTTTACGTTAATTATATAAATAACGCTGGCGATACCGTTATTTCCCGATTTACTACTAACCCAGCAAATAGCGACATGGCCAATATTAATTCTGAAGTTATATTCATGACCATTAGCCAACCTTTTGGCAACCACAATGGTGGCGATTTAGCATTCGGTGAAGACGGTTTTTTATACATTGCTTCGGGTGATGGTGGTTCTGGTGGCGACCCTGGCAATCGCTCGCAAGATTTAACAACGCTGTTAGGAAAACTTTTACGCATTGATGTTAACAATGCAAGCAATGGGTTAAACTATGCTATTCCCGCAGACAATCCTTTTATTTCTGATTCCAACGCTTTAGACGAAATTTGGGCTTACGGACTACGTAACCCTTGGCGTTTTTCGTTTGATAGAACCAATAACGAGTTGTGGATTGCCGATGTTGGCCAAAGTGAAATTGAAGAAATTAACAAAGTAAGCACCACAGAGAGCGGAATTAATTACGGATGGCGTTGTTATGAAGGAAATGCCCCCTATAATACAAGTGGTTGTGCCGATGCCTCCACCATGGTTTTTCCAGTTTCACAATACACCCATTCAAGTAGTGGCGAATTTAAATGCTCCATTACAGGTGGCTATAGCTATCAAGGCAGCCAATTTCCAGCGTTTGTTGACACCTACTTCTTTGCTGATTATTGTAGTGACGAAATTGGCACACTCATTTTTGAAAACAACACCTGGAACATGGCATTTACAACACCTTTTAACAACAAAGGTTGGACCACGTTTGGCGAAGATATGGCTGGGGAATTATACATTGCAGCTGCCAGTACTGGTGAAATTTTTAAAATAATAGATACTAATTTAAGTGTTGCCGAAAACAATTTAAAAACCATTAAAGTTTATCCCAATCCAGCAACAGACACTGTATCTATTGAGGCCTTTTCAGCTTCTAATACGCTTTCAGAAGTTGTAATTTATGATGTTCATGGCAAGCGCATAAAAACCATTTCAAATATTAATAAACAACACGTTAATATTTCTGTTTCATCTATTAGCAGTGGTTTATATTTTATTGAAATAAGCGACTCCAATCAAAACATATCCACAAAAAAACTGATTATAGACTAA
- a CDS encoding peptidoglycan-binding protein LysM, producing the protein MRKSILNYLVLVLIICVLIVGSFTSNKTITENDYSVNDLAFNTVETSEMSFDHILPLEKTYKPFSPTLGKSFVGFKEALGFKESRGDYFIVNTFGYLGKYQFGKETLKMIGIHNPVHFLKNPEMQEKAFVANAERNKWILRKDIKRFNGQTINGVLITESGILAAAHLAGPGNVKKYLRSYGEQGFTDAYGTSIQYYIKKFSGYDTSKVKPNRKAKVKLTA; encoded by the coding sequence ATGAGAAAAAGTATCTTAAATTATCTAGTACTAGTACTTATAATATGTGTCTTAATTGTAGGTTCGTTTACATCGAACAAGACCATAACAGAAAATGATTATTCAGTTAATGATTTAGCATTTAATACTGTTGAAACTTCTGAAATGTCATTTGACCACATCTTACCGTTAGAAAAAACGTACAAACCGTTTTCACCAACTTTAGGAAAATCATTCGTTGGGTTTAAAGAAGCTTTAGGCTTTAAAGAATCCAGAGGTGATTATTTTATAGTAAATACCTTTGGTTATTTAGGTAAGTACCAATTTGGCAAGGAAACATTAAAAATGATTGGAATCCATAATCCAGTTCACTTCTTGAAAAACCCGGAAATGCAAGAAAAGGCATTTGTGGCCAATGCAGAACGTAACAAGTGGATTTTAAGAAAGGATATTAAACGTTTTAATGGGCAAACTATTAATGGTGTTCTAATTACTGAATCAGGAATTTTAGCGGCTGCGCATTTAGCTGGTCCCGGAAATGTGAAAAAGTACTTAAGAAGCTATGGTGAACAAGGTTTTACCGATGCATACGGAACGTCTATCCAATATTATATTAAAAAGTTTTCTGGATATGATACTTCTAAAGTAAAACCAAATAGAAAAGCAAAAGTAAAGTTGACAGCTTAA